CCAGCGGCCGAACAACCAACGGCGGCGACAATTTTGCGAATTTTCACACCGGTTCGCGGCGCAGGGTGAGCACGCCGCCGCGCCGCCCCGCGATCAGCCGCTCGCCGCGCAAGTCGGATCCGACCGCCACCCCACCCTGTCCGCGCCACGCGGTGACCAGCAGGTCCACCCCGCGGATCTGCTTGTCGGTCAGCCCCCTCGCCCCGCCGGCCAGCAACCAGCCGCGGATCACCCGGCGTCGTAGCGGGTCGGGCAAGGCGGCCAGGGCTGGGGCGCGCAGCCCGGAGTCGGCCTGCGCGCCGGGCAGCGCTTGGGCCGCGAGCGTGTCGATGAATTCGGTGTCCTCCCGCAGCGCCGTCGCGGTCCGCGCCAGCGCCTCGGCCACGCCACCGCCCAGCACGTCTTCGAGCAACGGCAGCACCTCGTGGCGCAGCCGGGTCCGGGTGAAGCGGCGGTCGCTGTTGTGCGGGTCCTGCCACGGCGTCAGGCCCAGCTCGCGGCACGCGGCATGGGTGGTGGCACGCCGGACACCCAGCAACGGCCGGCACCACGGCGGATCGTGCGGGCGCATCCCGGCGATCGAGCGCGCCCCGGAGCCGCGGCCCAGACCGAGCAGCACCGTCTCGGCTTGGTCGTCGAGGGTGTGGCCCAGCAGCACCGGCTCGTGGCGGTAGGCGCTCAACGCGCCGTAGCGCGCCGCGCGGGCCGCTGCCTCCGGCCCGCCGTCATCGCCAACCTGTACGGAAATGACTTGTGCCTCAACACATCCCAACTCGATGGCTTGGGCGCGCGCGGTTTCGGCGACGGCAGCGGATTCGGGCTGCAGGCCGTGGTCGACGATCACCGCGGTGGTGGGGCGCAGCCGGGCCGCAACAGCGGTGAGCGCCAGCGAGTCCGGACCGCCCGAGAGCGCCACGGCCCACTGGCCCCCGGCCCCCGAACAGGCCTCGAGGTGGGTCCGCGCGAACTCCTCGAGCGCCGCGCTCAGCCGCGCTACAGGACCCTGTCGATCCATCGCTGGGGGTCTTCGATCTCGGCGGGCAGCGGCAGCGTTTCGGGGCCCGACCAGACGGTGTTGAAGCGCTCCATTCCGACCCGGTCCACCACGTGGTCGACGAACGCCTTGCCACGGGTGTACTGGTTCAGCTTGGCGTCCAGGCCCAGCAGGGCCCGCATCAAGCGCTGCAGCGGCGGCGGCTTGCGATGACGGCGGTCGTCGAATCGACCACGGATGGTGGCCACCGACGGTACCGCCTTGGGTCCAACGGCATCCATCACGTGGTCGGCATGCCCCTCCAGCAAGGTGCCGAGCACCAGCAGCTGATCCAGCGCCTTGCGCTGCGGCTCGGACTGGACGGCGCGCACCAGGCCGACGACCCCCGACACCGAGCCGTCGTCGGACGCGCCGCGGTTGCGGACGTATTGGGCGAGCCTGCCGGCCACTTCCCCGATGTCGTCGCCCGCGTCGCGGGTCAACAACGCCAGCGCGTCCGACATGTAACCGGGCAACCAGCGGTTGGCTGAAAACTGCACCCGGTGCGTCACCTCGTGCAGGCACACCCACAGCCGGAAATCGGCCGGCTCGACTCGCAGCTGGCGCTCGACCCCGATGATGTTCGGGTAGACCAGCAGCAGGCAGCCCTCTTTGTCGGCGAAGAACGGGTCGTACTGGCCGAGGATCCCGGACGCCACAAACGCCAGCACGGCGCCGGTCTGCGCACCGGTGAGCCGGCCGGTGAGAAAGCCCCGGGGCTTTTCGGTGCCGTTCGTCATCACCCGCATCGAGTCCGCCGCCGCGCGAACCCACTCGGCGCGGTCGATGATGCGCGCCGCCGGCACCTCGCCGTCGGTGGCCAGGCCCGTGACGTCACGCACCAGCGGTTCGGCTTTCATCGACGAACTCGCCAGCTCGTCGATCGCCTGACGGCGGGTGTAGTCGCTGGCCGGCGGTCCGGGCCGGGCCAGCCGAGTGCCGACAGTCGCCGCGAATCGCCAGTCGACGGCGGTACCCAGGGTGAGGTCGGGTGAGCCGGTCATGTGCACCCGCAGGTCCACAGCCGGGTGGCCAGGGCGTCCATCACGTTGCGCCCGTTGGGGCCGGCGGCGTTGGAGAGGAACGCGAACGTGAGCACGCGGCCGCTGCGGTCGGTGACGACTCCGACCAGCGAGTTGGTGGCGGTCAACGAGCCGGTCTTGGCGCGCAACCAGCCGGCCGGTCCCAGATTGGTGGCCTGGTCGATAAAGCGGTCAGCCAGCGTCCCGCTGCCGCCGGCGATCGGAAGCAGATCCAGCAGCGCCCGCAACGACGGCTGGTCGGGCCCCGCGGCGGCCTGCACCGTGCCGTCGAGGGTCTTGGCCGTCAGGCGATCGTCGACCGATAGCCCGCTGGAGTCCAGCAGCGCGGCGCCGGTGGTATCGATATGGGCGGTACCCAGTCGGTTGGTCACCGCGTCGACCGCGCCCATGAAGCTGCGTGGCCGGTTGATCGCCGCCGCCACCTCCCGGGCGATGCATTCGGCCAGGACGTTGTCGGAGTGATCCATCATCTCGCCGAGCCGCTGGACCAACGGCGCCGATTGCACCACCGCCAGCTGCCGCGCCCCGGACGAGGCCGACGCGATGGTGACGGCGGCCGGATCCAGGCCGAGGGCCTTGGCCAGCTCGCGCCCGGCGTCCAGCGCCGGGGTTTTGGAACGCCGCGAGTTCACGGTGCTGGGCTGGATGCGCCCGGCGTCGATCATCAACGACTCGATCGGCGCGATGTCGCCATTGTCGACGTCGGAAGGATCCCAGCCCTGCGCCATCGTCGGGCCGCTGAACGCCGACGTATCCACCTGCACGGTGGTCGGCGTCATGCCGCTGCGATGAATCTGCTCGACCAGGTCGCTGATCCGTGGCGCACCCCGGTACCAGGTCGGGACGTCGGGCGGCGCCGCCGACAGGGTGGGATCACCGGCACCCACCAGCACGATCGGTCCCTGCGCGTTCTGACTGCCGGCCACGACGCGGGTGCTGATCCGGGCCTGACGATCCAGCGTCAGCAACGCCGCGGCCGCGGTCAGGACCTTGTTGGTGGACGCCGGCACCAACGGCAGGTCGTCGGCCACCTGCCAGAGCTCTTTGCCGGTGATGGCGTCGGTGATCCGGCCCCCGAGCCGGCCCAGATTGGGGTCGGCGGCCACCGGCCCCAGCACGGCCGCCAGCGAACCGGCCGACGGCATCTCGGCGGTGTCGGCGACGGGCACCATTCCCGGCTTCACGATCGGTGCCCGCGGAGGCGGTACGGGAGCGTGCGCGTTGCCGCTACCGTGCCCACCCGTGGTGAAGAAGGTGGCCGCGGCCACCACGGCGCCGACGAACGCCAGCACGGCCAATCCGATGAACACCTGGGTGGATTTCCGCCAGCGAGTACGACCCATCACTCTCCTGACTGTTTGGTCCCATTCTGCCGAAGCTGCCGTAACTCGCTCGACTAGGGTGATCCGCGACGCAACCGACCTACCCGGTCCACCCAGATTTACTTCTCTTCAAAGGAGCTCAGACAGTGCAATTCGACGTGGTCATTGAGATCCCGAAAGGCCAGCGGAACAAGTACGAGGTCGATCACGAGACGGGGCGGGTGAAGCTGGACCGCTACCTGTACACGTCGATGGTCTACCCGACCGATTACGGGTTTATCGAGGACACCCTCGGCGAGGACGGCGACCCGCTGGACGCACTGGTGCTGCTGCCGCAGCCACTGTTCCCCGGAGTGCTGGTGGAGGCGCGGCCGGTGGGAATGTTCGAGATGACCGACGAGGCCGGCGGCGACGCCAAGGTGTTGTGTGTTCCGGCCGGCGACCACCGCTGGGACCACATCCAGGACATCGGCGACGTGCCGGCCTACGAATTGGACGTCATCAAACACTTCTTCTCCCAGTACAAGGCCTTGGAGCCGGGCAAGTACGTCAAGGCGGCGGACTGGGTCGGTCGCGCCGAAGCCGAGGCAGAGGTGGAGCGCTCCTTCGCGCGGTTCAAAGAGGGCGGGCACTAACGCTCGCGGCGTAACCGCGCCCACCCCGCACACCGTTTCTCGGTGGCATCCTGGCGATGTGACCCCAGTGCTGCATTTCGCCGCGAATTTCTGGTGGCTGATCTTCCCGTTCGCGGGTGCGATCGGAACTGGCATCAGGGCGGTAACCGCTGCCAACGAGCGCCGGGCAGAGCGACGGCTGGAACGGTACCGGCTCAAACAGCAGGCCAAGATCGCCGTGGCTCAAGCGTCCGGCCGGGTGCAAGACGACGAGGAAAGCTCTCGGCGAGATCTCACGAAACTCATTGCGGCACACGATCGCACGGATGCGCGATGGCTTGAGTACGAGGTCGACATCGCCAAATTGCTGGATTTCCCGCTGATGACCAACATGCGAGATCCGCTGACCATCGCCTTCCACAAGGCGAAACGGCACGCGGATCTGCTGCGGCCGGAACGGCCCCACGACGTGGCGGCGCTGGTGGGCGATCGAGTGGCCCGACTGGACTACCGCGATGCCGTCCACGAATACATCAGCGCGTTCGAGATCGCCGAGACTGAGGCAATTCGCCGGCGCCGCAGCGACTTCTCCGAACACGACCAGCAGCGGCTGGCCCGCGCCCAGAGCCTGTTACACCTGGCGCAGGACGAGGGAGCCACCCGTGAGGAGCGGCAGAATGCCTACGCACGGGCCGGTAAGGAACTCGACGGCCTCATCGTGCTGCCCGCTCCCGCCCGCGCCGCCATCGAACGGCGCATCGCCGGACAAATCGAGGCGTAGCCGACGGCTTCAGGCGGTGGACGCGGCCTCACGCTTGTTACGCAGCACGCTCCACCCGAACGCCGCTCCGATGAAGACCACGCCGACCGAGGCGGTGACGACCTCGGGGATCTGGTAGCGGCGCTCGATGGACAGCAGCATGATCACCGACAGCGCGCCGATCGCCC
The DNA window shown above is from Mycobacterium sp. Aquia_216 and carries:
- the tilS gene encoding tRNA lysidine(34) synthetase TilS, whose protein sequence is MDRQGPVARLSAALEEFARTHLEACSGAGGQWAVALSGGPDSLALTAVAARLRPTTAVIVDHGLQPESAAVAETARAQAIELGCVEAQVISVQVGDDGGPEAAARAARYGALSAYRHEPVLLGHTLDDQAETVLLGLGRGSGARSIAGMRPHDPPWCRPLLGVRRATTHAACRELGLTPWQDPHNSDRRFTRTRLRHEVLPLLEDVLGGGVAEALARTATALREDTEFIDTLAAQALPGAQADSGLRAPALAALPDPLRRRVIRGWLLAGGARGLTDKQIRGVDLLVTAWRGQGGVAVGSDLRGERLIAGRRGGVLTLRREPV
- a CDS encoding zinc-dependent metalloprotease, with product MTGSPDLTLGTAVDWRFAATVGTRLARPGPPASDYTRRQAIDELASSSMKAEPLVRDVTGLATDGEVPAARIIDRAEWVRAAADSMRVMTNGTEKPRGFLTGRLTGAQTGAVLAFVASGILGQYDPFFADKEGCLLLVYPNIIGVERQLRVEPADFRLWVCLHEVTHRVQFSANRWLPGYMSDALALLTRDAGDDIGEVAGRLAQYVRNRGASDDGSVSGVVGLVRAVQSEPQRKALDQLLVLGTLLEGHADHVMDAVGPKAVPSVATIRGRFDDRRHRKPPPLQRLMRALLGLDAKLNQYTRGKAFVDHVVDRVGMERFNTVWSGPETLPLPAEIEDPQRWIDRVL
- the dacB gene encoding D-alanyl-D-alanine carboxypeptidase/D-alanyl-D-alanine endopeptidase, with amino-acid sequence MGRTRWRKSTQVFIGLAVLAFVGAVVAAATFFTTGGHGSGNAHAPVPPPRAPIVKPGMVPVADTAEMPSAGSLAAVLGPVAADPNLGRLGGRITDAITGKELWQVADDLPLVPASTNKVLTAAAALLTLDRQARISTRVVAGSQNAQGPIVLVGAGDPTLSAAPPDVPTWYRGAPRISDLVEQIHRSGMTPTTVQVDTSAFSGPTMAQGWDPSDVDNGDIAPIESLMIDAGRIQPSTVNSRRSKTPALDAGRELAKALGLDPAAVTIASASSGARQLAVVQSAPLVQRLGEMMDHSDNVLAECIAREVAAAINRPRSFMGAVDAVTNRLGTAHIDTTGAALLDSSGLSVDDRLTAKTLDGTVQAAAGPDQPSLRALLDLLPIAGGSGTLADRFIDQATNLGPAGWLRAKTGSLTATNSLVGVVTDRSGRVLTFAFLSNAAGPNGRNVMDALATRLWTCGCT
- a CDS encoding inorganic diphosphatase, with translation MQFDVVIEIPKGQRNKYEVDHETGRVKLDRYLYTSMVYPTDYGFIEDTLGEDGDPLDALVLLPQPLFPGVLVEARPVGMFEMTDEAGGDAKVLCVPAGDHRWDHIQDIGDVPAYELDVIKHFFSQYKALEPGKYVKAADWVGRAEAEAEVERSFARFKEGGH